A genomic region of Balaenoptera acutorostrata chromosome 4, mBalAcu1.1, whole genome shotgun sequence contains the following coding sequences:
- the IL12A gene encoding interleukin-12 subunit alpha produces MCPPRSLLLVATLVLLHHLDHFSLARNLPATTAGPGMFQCLNHSQNLLRAVSNTLQKARQTLELYSCTSEEIDHEDITKDRTSTVEACLPLELATNESCLASRETSLITNGSCLASRKSSFMMTLCLSSIYEDLKMYHMEFQAMNAKLLMDPERQIFLDQNMLAAIAELMQALNSHSETVSQKPSLEELDFYKTKIKLCILLHAFRIRVVTIDRMMSYLSSS; encoded by the exons ATGTGCCCGCCGCGCA GCCTCCTCCTTGTGGCCACCCTGGTCCTCCTCCACCACCTGGACCACTTTAGTTTGGCCAGGAACCTTCCCGCCACCACAGCGGGCCCCGGAATGTTCCAGTGCCTCAACCACTCCCAAAACCTGCTGAGAGCCGTCAGCAACACCCTTCAGAAG GCCAGACAAACCCTAGAATTGTACTCCTGCACTTCTGAAGAGATTGATCATGAAGATATCACCAAAGATAGAACCAGCACAGTGGAGGCCTGCTTACCACTGGAATTAGCCACG aATGAGAGTTGCCTGGCTTCCAGAGAGACCTCTTTAATAACT aatgGGAGTTGCCTGGCTTCCAGAAAGAGCTCTTTTATGATG ACCCTGTGCCTTAGCAGTATCTATGAGGACTTGAAGATGTACCACATGGAGTTCCAGGCCATGAACGCAAAGCTTCTGATGGATCCTGAGAGGCAGATCTTTCTGGATCAGAACATGCTGGCAGCTATTGCTGAGCTGATGCAG GCCCTGAATTCCCACAGCGAGACTGTGTCACAGAAACCCTCCCTGGAAGAACTGGATTTTTATAAGACTAAAATCAAGCTCTGCATACTTCTTCATGCCTTCAGAATTCGTGTGGTGACCATCGACAGAATGATGAGCTATCTGAGTTCTTCCTAA